In the Rhinopithecus roxellana isolate Shanxi Qingling chromosome 16, ASM756505v1, whole genome shotgun sequence genome, CGAATAACAGCGTTTCTCACAGCGAGCCCCAAGGACTATCTGCATCCAAATCACCCGATGACcgagttaaaatgcagatttctgggcccCACCTCATGGCTCCTGGTCCAGGAATCTGCAACTTTAAAAATCTCTAACACTAAAGTTAGGGAACCACAGGCTCGCTCCCAGCCCTGACTTCTCCAGGTCAGTTCCGATCTTTCCGAATCGCAGACAGGGAAGGTCCTCTCTCAGGAGTCATGCCCGCGGCCGCCCTCCACGGCGAGCCGCACTCGCGCGGCCGGCCCCGCCGCCGCCTCACCTGGTCGCACACTACCACGTCGAACTCCTCGTCGGCGAGGAACAGCACGTAGAGCGCCAGGAAGACCATGCGCACGTAGGCGCAGACGGCGGCGCCGCGGCCGCCCCAGCCCAGGCCGCGCGGCAGCCAGTCTCCGGCACAGTGCACCGGTAGCTCGCGGCTCTCGGCGAAGCAGTGGGCCGGGTCGTAGTGCGCTGTCCAGATCTTCACGTTACACCCGCGCGCCTGCAGCGCCAACGCTGCGTCCAACACCAGACGCTCAGCGCCTCCCACGCCGAGGTCTGGGTGCAGGAACAGCACCGACGGCTTGGGAACCACGTCCCGTTGCCGGGCCTGCTCCTCCGCCATTGTCCTGGAGCCGCAACTGCTCCCCGCACCGTGAGGGGTCTTCTGCGCAATCTCCGCCCCCTAGCTCCCAGCTGGCCACTGCGGGCCGACCCCGCCTTGCCGTACGTGCGTCAGTTAGGCCACATCAGCGCAAATCTGTGAGAGCCTAGTAACTGCCTGAGAAAATAGCTTGTCTGACCCTGGTTATATTTTTCCTTCGGTAGGGATTGGACTCTATGAAGGACGTTGTAATCCAAAGGAAGGAGGCCGGAGGTGTCTACTTCCCACACAGCAGGTAACTAAGTTACCTGTAGCAGACTATCTACAGGCATATCTTGAGACGACCCAGGCGTCCCTGGAGTCAGCGAGGACCTTGCCTGCAAGTCCGGGGGCGGGGCCTGAGCCAGTCTCTACAGCTGCCGGTCCTTCGGCGTCTCCGCACCTTTTCTTCCGTCCGCGTCAGCTCCTTGCCACCCGCAGCTCCAGCATGGTATGGCGGCCCTTCCATGATCTCCGCCTCTTTCAGGAGCCCTGACTCCTCCTGCTTTGCGCTGTGCCTTTTCTCTGCAGCTCCCTTGCTTCCCCCAGCCTCGGGTGCGGGTGTCTAGGCCGGGGTTTTGGGGCAGGCCTGCCGCGCTCACCCGTCTGTCTGCTTGTCTCCCTCTACAGCCTGGTCCGACCCCCAGTGGTACTAACGTGGGATCCTCAGGGCGCTCTCCCAGCAAAGCCGTGGCCGCCCGAGCGGCGGGATCCACTGTCCGGCAGAGGTAAGGAACCCTGCAGTTCGTTCGATTGCAGAGTCGGAGATAGGACCCAGGAACTCGCTGGTTCTGGGGTGGAGACCCTAACATATGAAGATTGACAGGGGCAAAATGAGCTGCTAGTGACGTGGCCATGGGAGTAAAGGCCTTTTGTGGAAGGCGACATTTTCTTCTCGTTGCTCAGTTTAGGGCACCACtcttaaaaaaggaaagttaaCAAACTGGAATAGAGTCAGAGATAACTTTGAGAAAACCGATGTCATTAAACTGGTGTCTCTGGACCTGAGGTTTGCAGTCATATTTCCATCTGGAGGCCCCATAAGCAATCTGTCCTACAGATAACTCGTCCTACACAAAACTTAGTCTCTTTTCAGCTCAGCTCTCTCGCTCTCAATTATATCTCCTTACTTCCATATGGCACTGTTGTACACTCATTTACTCGGAGCCAGAAGCGTCAGCGTTATCTTGGATTTTTCTTATGCTCTCTCTCTATCCAGTCATATGCCAGACTTTAAACTGTACTTGAAAGCCTTCTCATaagctctttccttctccttactGCCCTGCATTTGCTACTTAACCTTTCTCTTCAGGCTATTTCCTTTCCAATCCATCGTTCACTCTGCTGTTACTCACTCTTCTGCGTAGTTTCTGTTACTTTCTTGTtgctgaactaaaaaaaaaaaaaaaaaagccgggggATACCAAAGCTCTTAGTGGTCATTTCaccctaacctttttttttttttttgagacggagtctcactctgtcgcccaggctggagatcagaggcatgatcttggctcactgcaacctccacctccagagttcaagcgattctcctgcctcagcctcctgaatagctgggactacaggcacatgccaccacgcccggctaattttttgtatttttagtagagatggggtttcaccgtgttagccaggatggtctcgatctcctgacctcgtaatcctcccacctcggcctcccaaagtgctgggattacaggcttgagccaccgcgcccggccttcagccTAATCTTTCTTTGCTGTCCTGTGATCCAGCACTCATGAACTCATTACTGTTTTCTGAATTCACAAATTTTCTTCCTCACTTCAAggcaaatttctatttatttttcaagactaAGCTCAGGGGTTATTTCCTCTTGAGGTCTTCTCTGACTGTAAGCAGCAGTAGCTACTAGTTTTCCCTTTTGCTCACGTAACATTTTGTTCATATCATTGTAAGACCAGTGATGTTTCCATGTCTATCTCCTTCATTAGACTTTTAACAGAGAACCTGTTCAAGTCATTTCTGTCCCCAGCACCCACCATAAGGCATGACACAATAAATAATGACTGCAGGAAGGAATCAAGCAACCATCTTGTTTTGGGATTTTTGAAGGAGCTAGTGGGGTTTTATCTAGGGAGGAAAAGATCTTGACTGCATGCATGGAAACTTGTTAAGGATGTGAAGAGGGATGTGACATTTGTTGACTGCAATAGGTAAATCTAAAACTGATGATTTGAACTTACATGAAATATTTCACATCAGAACAAAGAAATTCTAATAGAACTGTCAGAAATGTAAAATTATCCTGAATGATTGTGAGTTCCCTGTCACTGGGATGTTCAAGAGGAGTGTATCAGGCTGTGGTTTAACTTATATGGGCTTTGAGTGCCGTCCCCTTCCCACCCTGGGTTTCAGAGATTGTTTGTGCAGGAATGGAAAACATGCCCTGTGGGTGCAGTTCCTTGGGAATGGTTCTGCCTAATGAGAATTGGTAATACTGTGGCAGGGAAGTTTGGCCATCCGAGAatctgtaaagaaataaaagaaaagcacatATTTATGAAATGTACATACGAtaatggaattatttatttaatagtaaaaatgaaataactgaTGCACAAGTGAAATGGAGAACTTAAACATTTGAAGACAGATGCAGTTTTTAAAGTTGTGGGTGTTGGTGTGTCATCTTTTAGGATTCAGTGTGATAGAGCGAGTGTAACTAGAAAGACCGTGGTTGTATGTATTGAGAGACCTGACAGTGTTTCCTTCCAGAATTTTGGTAGTGATTAAGTATCATTTCATAAGTATAATGTAGTAAGTATTGGTTGTGTAAGAATATCCTCGCTTTATAAGTCTTAGAGAAAACATTGGAAGTTAATGATTCATGATAGTGCTTTGGATTATGTTGTCTGCAGAGCTGCATTCTCCATGCTTGATGAGGTAATAGATACTACCTTGGAGGAGAAATGTTATTAAATTTAAGCTCAGGCCGGAGTTGGTGTTCTTGCTCTCCTAAATACAATGAAAAGGAACTTGCTGTGAGGAGCAATAAtgctttataaactgtaaagGTGTGAAGTGCTACATACTGTTCTAGCAGGATTAATGGGAATCAGAGATATTAAGATGGCGGAATAGCCACCAGTGTATAGACATCAAGGTATTGAGGTCTACTACATGCCAAATGCTGTTTCATCTCCAAAGATGGGTCTGTGATCAAGGTAGGCAAGGTTTGGATTCACGAACCTTGTATTCCACTGTGGGAGATCAAAAGCAAGGAAAATAAGACAATGTAATTTCAGGCAATAAGGGCTATGAGGATAAAGCTGGGTAGGGGATAGAGAGTGGTGGGGATAGGGTGAAGGTAGGTAGTTGTTTTAGATAGGATGTTCACAGTAGGTAATACCTGAGTAGATACCTGAAAGGAGCAAGAGAGCAAATCACACAATGGTTTGGGGACAAATAGGCTTCCTAGGCAAAAGGAATGGGTAAGTATGAAGATTCTGAGGTCAATAAGCTTAGCTTTGAGGAGCAGACAGAAGCACCATGTTAGAACAAAGTATGTAACTGGTTAGTTATGAAAACCATTGTGTTGAGGTATAGAAGGGAGAGGCAGTTATACAGTGACCATAAAGAAAGGGTAAAATAGCCCCCAGATACAAATTTGAGAGATTCAAGTGTGCTTTATTAACCTTTACTTAGCTTCCCCTAGGGAATGGGAGGTATTTTGAGTACACTTTCGTATTTCTAGGGGCCCTGGTTTTCAAATACTCTTCTGTGTTCCATGTGCCAGCAGAAATAAGAAACCTTAAGAGAAGCCAGACTGATTCCTCTGGggctcctgtaattccaggaaACTTTGAAGTCAGGAACTGGAGGTGGGAGATTGTGGGAATAGTAGGAAGTACATGGGTCCAAGTCCTGGCTCAGTCCATGCCTTACTATAATATGTTCATCCCGAGTTTATCTTCTAGCTTAAAATCCTTTTCAGTGAACAAGGAAGAAGATTTCAGCTGCATACCCCACAGATGAAATGACGTGTATCTGTGTGTGAAACGTTTTCTAAGGACatgaatttttctgtaaattcctGTACAGTTATGTTTTGCCATTTACAATCAGTTTTCCCGTAGAAATGGTCACACAGTGAAGTTTTAAGTTCCCAGGATACCACGTAGTCCATAATTAATGTATCTGAAATACAATCCCTGTAGTACAATAGACACAACTCATGGTTTGACACCGATTGCTTTCAAAGTTcgggcatgatcacagctcttCCTGTTAGAACCAGGACTGCACTCTCCCACTCCGTCGTGTAGCAGGGCAGGCTCCCTGAGCTGTAGATGGTGCTTCCTGCATTCAGAGTGTGGAGTAAAGACCGTGGTTGGGTAAAGTGGGCATGAGGACCAGAATGGGGAGGAAAGCAAGAAGAGATGGTAGGAGTAGGGTTTTCACTTCTGTTCTCTGCCCTATATGCCCTTCCCTTTTTCAAAAATCGAGAATCATCAGCCCATAGATAGTGGAATGAGATTTTGAGGGAGGATATACTGGGATTTGATGCTGAATGGTGCAGGCAGCAATGAGACaggcttcctctctctcctccctactAGGACTTCTGAGTTGTTGATACATGAGCTGAAGAAGATTGCTTGTGACTTCTTGCCACTTGCCGGTTACCCCCATATTGTATCACTCCAACATGGGAAGCGATGAGCAGCCGGGGGAAGTACTGCATGGAAGGGTAGTTACTGCATCAGGTTCCCTGGTGACTGAGGGCTTCTCccaaagaggagagaaaggattCCTTGGGCCTATTGCTGGTCAGCGGAGTCCTAAGTGCTGCTAGACTACTTCTGTCTGCCAGGGCTGTGTGTATCACATAGTGTATCTTACAAGCCTTGATCCCCTTGTGAGAGACACATTTTGGTTGGGTGTTCTCTGCATTTTTTTACATTCTACCTCTGTCTGCAAGATCTGTGGTCACTATATTAAAGTAGTGAAAACacggccaggtgcaatggctcgcacctgtaatcccagcactttgggaggccatagagggcggatcatgaggtcaggagttcaagaccagcctggccaatatggtgaaaagccgtctctactaaaaatacaaaaattagctgggcatggtggcgtgtgcctgtaatcccagctcctcaggaggctgaggcggaagaatcacttgaagccaggaggcggagtttgcagtgagccaagattgcactactgcactccagcttgggcgacagagtgaaactccgtctcaaaaaaacaaaacaaaacaaaaaaacaaaaaactagtgaCAACACATAACAAAGTAGTTTTTTATAAAGTGTCCCATACTCTATCTATCTTGGGACCTGGACATAATTAAAGCTTAAAGTTTTTGTCTCTTTGCAGTAaatatactaattttaaaatacctctTTTAAAGTAGCCATTTTAAGATCAGCTTGTATGGATTCAGGGCATTTTAAAACAGGGATTTATTATGTGGCTTCGTGAAAAATGCATGTGAGGAGAAAGTGAAATGCTTTGTCCATATGAGGCAGCTGGACGTTTTGGGCATGCAGTTGGGCTCCAGGGTCAGAGCCAAGTTCACATCCCAGCTCAGCCACCTGTTGGCTGCAGGGTCTTAGGTACTTGGCTTAACTTTTTCTGAGACCAATttgcctcatttataaaatggaaaaatcgTGACTGCCTTTCAGGGTTATTGTATGCGTTGGCATCAGGTAGGCACTtagttcattgtggttttcatgaTCAAAGGAGTAAAAGCAGGAATTTGGGTGGAGTCTAGCAAAgaaagcttttgttttttgtttttttttttgttccttaaCAGTATAATAATGGTAGCATATGTTGTAATGCTATTCTAAGAATTTCCAGAAAAGACCATTTGTaacattttcctctctttcagGAAAAATGCCAGCTGTGGGACAAGGAGTGCAGGCCGCACGACCTCAGCAGGCACCGGGGGGATGTGGCGATTCTACACAGAAGATTCGCCTGGGCTCAAAGTGTATGTCTTAGGAACAGTCCTTGTGTTTCTGTCCAGTGGCAGCAGGGCAGCAGTGGCAGTGCTCTGTCTCTGTCACCAGTGGTGCTTGCCTTGATGAGATTTACTGTACACAACAGCCTCGTTTGTGCCAGGCAGGCTGGGCTTGGTTTGCCTGTTTATCAACTGATTAGGCAGCGTAGGGCCAGGAATGACATCTCTTCATGGagtgagggaaaggaagggaagttcTTCATGGAGCtatgtcaaaataaataatgagaacagAGAGAACTGGAGGGAAAACTGCTTAATTAGATGAAATTGCTCTTCATTTAGTGTTCTTGCCCCATACTGAGAAATAGGAGTAATCATTTGAATAGGAATTGGGTGATTTTTCAAAGTTCTCCTGAAGGCATAAGCTGATTTTATTACAACCTGATGGAGGTTTTCCCATTAGGCTGTGTTACCAGGAGTTCCTTGGCCTTCTTGCCTTTGGTGGGTGGTGAGTAGACTCAGGAGGGTGAACATATAATACCACTTTCCAAGTTGTTAGGCTTTGGAGTGCTCGTTAGGTGATGGGAAATGGGTATCCAGGGACCCCTATCCCCATGCCTTGCTCAGGGTTTCTGGTACTGTGTGACAGATCTCATCCCACAGATTTCTGTTAGGTTCCAGAACACCACTGCTTGCAACTTGGTGGATGAGGATTAGAAGTAATAACAGCAACTCTCATTTACATAGCACTTAGTACTTTTCAATGTCTGTTGTCTAGTTTGATCTGCCCAGCAATCCAGGGAGGTGAGAGATGTtaccattttgtagatgaggaccTCAGGCAAAGTGGCATGCTCAAAGACACACAGCAAGAGGAGGAACCGGATATTCTGATTAAGTCCTATGCTCTTTGCATATTGTCcatctggttaaaaaaaaaaaaaaagacaaaattgaattaatttggagtagttttaattaatttaaccaGCATCTTGACTTGGATCACAAATTTAGTTTACAAAACCTTCCCTggaatttttgtttcctcttatATTGGAGACTTATATGATAACATAAGaatatatctaggaagtaattctTGGGGTTGGGGATATGTGAGGTGGGGATATCCTGACTGCCAACCTTTTGGTCTTTGGTGGAGGTAGTTTGAGTATttcagagagaatttttttttctcctttagggatagggttttgttctgtcacccaggctggagtgcagtggcgtgatcatagctcattgtagtcttgaattcctgggctcaagtgatcttcactCCAGGAGACAAAATTGGATAAATTTGGATTAATTagtcctgagtagttgggactacaggtgtgcactaccacgcctggctaatttttttgtacaagcaggatctcgctgtgttgcccgggctggtttctaactcctggcctcagcctctcaaggtgctgtgattataggcttgagacactgtacccagcctcagaGAGAACATTTGAAGCCCGTTGCTCTTCAGGGGACTCATTTTAAACCCTTCTCAAGAAggttgtcttttaatttttatgggtatacaggtgtatatatttatgggttatgtgaagtgttttgatacaggcatacaatgtgtaataatcacatcagggtgcATGGGGTATCCATtaccttaagcatttatcctttgtgttataaacaatccagttatactgtTAGTTACTTTAcgatatacaattaaattattttttactatagtcaccttggtgtgctagcaaatactaggtcttattcagaagattgtctttaaataaatcttaatttgaaaaagaaaagtttgataaTTGGTTCATTTGCACtgaaagacttttcttttttttgagaagacaACAAATACTTGAAATTAATGTCTCCAAGACATCAGATCatttcatttgtatatattttgatatgttttacTAAAAGATAAGGGCTCATCCTTTCTAAACACAATTGCAGTGCCATCATCACACGCTCAAAATATCCACAGTAATaattttaggaatatttttaaatgatataaataatgttTCTGGATGAACCTTGAGTGCTGCCCACCTTACCTCTACTTTTCCCCTAGGTAATCTTTAGTATTGCAGatctaataatatattattactaAAAGTAAGCATGCTTTCTCTTCTTATTTCTAGTGGCCCTGTTCCAGTATTGGTTATGAGTCTTCTGTTCATCGCTTCTGTATTTATGTTGCACATTTGGGGCAAGTACACTCGTTCATAGATTCAGTTACATCCATCTGTCAtctgaagaaggaggaaaaaacccAACATTTCTTGGACCAAAAGTATAGTGACTGTCTGTTCATGAGAGAAATTTTCTGTAAGCTTGCTGTTTTACAGGGGATTTATCAATAATTGATTTTGAGGAATCAGTTTTTTTCTATGGCtaataaactttttaattcaCTTATACTGAGTCTGATCATTGATGCCTCACTGCTAGGGCCCTTAGTCTTTCTGCCTTTAGATTTGTAAgtaaatatgtagaaaatatgtCTTGTGAATATTGAGTTTTTTGTTGGATTGACAGTTCCTCACATGACCATGTGGTTATTCAAGTCCAAGATTCTGTAATTCCCCCTGGCTTGTTTTCTTCTAGGTATTTCTGCCCTGGTGATTGTCCTTTTGGGTATTCTGTGGTTATCAAGGAGTGTGTCTCTGACTCCATCAGACAGTTCTGTGTCCAAAGGCAGCTGGTATTCAGGAGAACAATCAAACAAGAAACCAGAGATCTTGGATGAAATGTTGTCGCAGTCTGTTCTTTTGTCTTTAAGGCCATAGATTATATTTTGCCTCTTCTTTATCAGTTCTTAATTTTATGAGTGTAGACCAGGGATTTCCATTCATCTACCTCTTATTGTTAAACCCTTTTTGAGAGAATTCATTTGATAAATTGGATTTCTCAAAATTTGGTAAGACTTATCCAATCAGAGTGAGATACTAGCATTTTTCCACTGAGTCGATATAATTCTAACCAGAAATAAAACTTAAGTTTCACTTAGCTTATGTTGCCATACTGGGTATAAAGATTCAGTTTCTGGTAGGCCCTAGGAAATGCTAAGAATTGCTCAAAGGTAGCATACTGCAGCCAGAACTCTAAGCCAGAATTTCTGACAAGAGAGGGTATTCCCTGGGAAGTGTCCTAGTTGTCCAACAGAGTCACAAAATGATAAAGAGGTGTATTATCAATAGTtaagaaaaaacataattttagaaGCATCTTTTTCATACACGAAGCctgtttttgagaaaaagtctGAACAGTTAAGCAGTTTCTTAAGTGTTCTTTAAAATCCTAGCTGTAAAGTACTTTTAGATTCAAAGTGTCAAATTTAAATGATGAgaatatgtatctttaaaaaagatTTCCTAGGGAAATATATTGGTAAGTGAGCTCTTGTAAATTCTAACAAATGGCATTTTATTGGGAAAAAATTGATGAGAAACTGGTTTTCTTGGATCCTGTGAGTTGCTTATTACATGAAACAGgtgtcttcatttttgaaatgcaGGGAAAaatgtctcaatttcatttggaagaaattaaagatgatgGTATCCATAATGGATTTTTTCCCTGATACCGAATTTGATGGTACCAATTATAGCTAAAAATTATGCctttaatttgaaaaagaaatctgtcCCTCTGTCCAGAGGGGCCTTTTTGTCTGGGGGAGATGTTGCAGCCACATGGGGGAGCTGTTTGGTTGTGAGGGGTGCATTCTCTTTGCTGCACCCATCTGCCTAGTCATGGTCTCCAGTGGACTACTAGCTGAAAGTCACTGAATTTTCTGAGCTAGTGAGTTATAAGATGCTAGTTTCAGTGGCAGAACAGGGAGATGCTTCATtcagcagaaggaagagaaggaaaacaggGGGGTTGGGCATAAAGATGTACAACATCTATTATGTAGCTGCTTTAGGCTTTGATGATACGATGCTCATACATAGCTGAGAATCGTAGTGTCCAAgctgttccttttttttgtttaattgtaaAATACGCATCACAGAATTTATCATCTGAACCGGTTTTAAGTATATAATTCGGTGATACTAAGTACATTCCtattgtgtaaccatcaccaaactgaaactccacaaattaaacaataactccttctccctgcccctgcccatatggacctcatataagtgggatcatgtagtatttgtctttttgtgactggcttgtttcacttagcataatgtcctcaagattgaTCTATGCTGTAGTATAtgttagaatttcctttttaaagaccGAACAATAATATTATGTGTCTATACTACATTTTGTGTTCCTTTCTCTTTAAGGTATTCTCTTTAACAGGTATTCCTAGATTGTTGTTTCCTAAGCCCTAGGGGATAGGGATCATGAGCTATTTATAGTAAGTCTGAAAGCCTAATTAAATCTTTACCTTGGAGCAACAAATCCTCAGTCTCCCTTGAGCATGGACTATAATTCTAACCATTTCTGATGGATGCATAAGCCAGCAGTTGCTGAGTAGAAGCTCTGAGTAattaaagaaaactggaaaaacaagTTACATTAAAACTGCAGTTTGAGTCGAGCCTGTTAAGCCATTGGGGGAAAAATATGTTAGAGAAAAGGCCCAGTGAGTCCCTGAAACTAGGAGGGATTAGAAAGAGTAGAGTCTCTGGGCCCTATTACCCTAGACATGTTCCAGTGAGACACTGGATAAGGATAGCATCTGTGCCTGCGAGAAGCTAAATATGTTATAGCTTCTGTTTTCACACCTGTCCTCATCAGTCTTTTTTTTCCAGGTGCCAGTGTCCCCATAGGAAGAATTGAAAAGGATGTTCTGAAATCATGCAAATGTTGGCATCAAGTTAAAATAGATGAAAATGCCTACAAAGCTGGATTCATTCAACAGAAAATACTGTCAAGCATGTGGTGCTCCTATGTGCAGAGAGCCATGCTCCTGATTCCCATAAAGCTGTCCCTTGGTAGCTCCAGAGCCATTGTTCCTTTCTTTGAATGCTGGAAGAGGAGGGCCAGGATCAAGTTTGTTTTAGTCTTTGGGTACACCTTCTAAACTTAGCGTTACCTACTTTACGGTATCTTCTGCGATTAGAAGTGTTCTTGACGTGGGTTCAACTCCTGGCCCTAAAACATaagcagttgtgtgatcttgggcaactgACTTCTCTGGATCTCATTTTTCTTATACATAAATGAGTATAGGTGTGATAATTCCCACCAGATAAGAGATTTGACGAGAGAAAGCTGTAAGAATGCTACGTTACCTAGCTAACGTAGGGGAAGCTAAAGATCACCTCTACCATCTTAGTTCTTCATTGGGATCTTCAGCTGGGTCTGGAATCAAATTGGTACAAGACAAATTAACAGGAGGAAAGCATGTACATTGTATTTTTACATTGTACATGGGGACCCTCACAAGAGAGTAAAGACCCTGGGAAATAGCCAAAGGAGAAAGCTCTTACAGGTTTTAGACAGCAATAAATTTGCGAAGCAATGACAGGACAAAGGACTCTGGGATGGGGGCAGTAAATTCTAGGGAAGTCACCAGGAGATATATGGGGTGGAGGGTTGTAGAGATAGTGGAAGATAAGGGTTTCTTCAATAAGCTTATTTGTACAGGTTAATTGCAGCAGCAATGCTCAGGGCCTGATATTTTCTCACCTTGGTATGGGAAAGGCATCCTCCTCAAAGGATCTTTTATGGTTTGCTACATGTAGGAAAGTACAGGGTCAGATAACCCTTTCTGCAACTACAGTTATTTAAATGCTTACAGTTCCTTAAATAATATATCAAATCGGCATATTTTAGGGTAGATCATCCTTAACTCCTTGACTAACAGTTAACAAGTGCTTATTTGCAACAATTTTAGACGGTTTTTTATGTAATAAGCAATCTAATGAGGAGATTGCTCTTTGCCCCATTTTacacaggaggaaactgaagcttaagcCACTCAGCTGAACAGtggaagagctgggatttcaCTGCAGATCTTTGACTGACCTACTAGAGTCACATAGATGGAATTCTTAAGTATTTGGGGTAAGGGAAGGGTGTCACAACAATACAGTTTGAAAGGTAGtgcctttaaaaataacagtCCCAAGAATGTGCTCCACTATTGTTTGATGTTCTTCAAGCCTTAAGTAGCTTTAGTTTGAGGTTTTAAATTCTGCAGAAGGAATTGGTTTTTGTATTTCCATCTTTCTGAGCTTTGTTCATTCTATGGAGCTCTTGCAGTTATAGAGAAAGCATAGTGTTTAGGCATTCAGCAGACATTTACTGTGTGCCATGCC is a window encoding:
- the SEC61B gene encoding protein transport protein Sec61 subunit beta, producing MPGPTPSGTNVGSSGRSPSKAVAARAAGSTVRQRKNASCGTRSAGRTTSAGTGGMWRFYTEDSPGLKVGPVPVLVMSLLFIASVFMLHIWGKYTRS